GTAAGGGCACCATGCCCCACAGCCTGATCGGCTATGCCGGATCGACGGTGCGCGCCGCCGAGATGTTCCACGAAACCCATCCCGATGTCGAATTGGTGGTGCTGGTCGATTACTTCGGCCAGGAAATCACCGATGCCCTGGAAGTCTGCCGGCGCTTTCCCGATCTGGCGGCCGAGGGCCGGCTGGGCGTGCGGCTTGATACCCATGGTGGCCGCTTCATCGAAGGCCTGGATACCCAGACCTCTTATGAGGTGCTCGAACGCAACGCCTCCGACGCCATCCGCGGCTATCGCTCGGAGCCCGAACTGCGCAATCTGATCGGCACCGGCGTTTCCGCCGCCGCCATCTGGCATATGCGCGAAGAGCTTGATCTGGCGGGCTATCCCAAGGTGCGCATCGTCGCCTCCTCGGGGTTCTCGCCGGCGAAATGCCGGGTGATGGCCTATGCCAATACGCCGATCGATGTCATCGGCACCGGCTCGTTCCTGCCCGATAACTGGAACGAGACCTACGCCACCGCCGATATCATCGCCTATGACGGCCTGCCCCGGGTCAAGGTCGGCCGCGAATTCCTGCTTAAGAAGCGCGAGGTCCCGGCGCGCGACCGGGGGTAGGGCCCCGCGGAGGGCCGCAAGGCCCTTCCCCCGGGGGTTCGAAGGGCCAAGGGCCCTTCGCCGAGAGCGCCGAGAGGCGGCGCCTCTCGGCAATTCAACGACAGGCGCCGAAAAGCGGGGACCAAGGTCCCTCTGCGCGGCTAAATCCAGCCGCTTTTAAGCGCCGTCTGAAAAACCAGCACGACGCCAAGCACCAGCAGGAACAGGAAGAACCCGCGACGGAAGCGCGCCGGCGGGATATGGCGGCGGACGATGCCGCCGGCCGCCGTTCCGCTCAGGGCCGCGGCCAGGGCGATCCCCGCGCCGAGGCCAAGGTCGCCGTTCAAGTGGCCGCTTCCACGCAACAGCGCCGCCAGGGCCAGGGTCGATACGGTGAAGGCCAAACCCAGGGCCTGGATCAGGGCGTCGCGCTCCAGCCGCAGGCTTTGCAGATAGGGCACGGTGGGCAGGGTGAACACCCCGGTGGCCGCCGTCAAAAGCCCGGTCAAAAGGCCCGATCCCAGGCCCCAGGTCAGCCGCCACGGGACGCGGACGGGATTGGGCAAAGGCAGGCCGACCAAGCCATACAGGGCGTAAAGCGCCAGCAACAGGCCGACCAGGGCGCTGGCCGCCCCGCCGGCCTTATGGGCGGCCGTGCCGATCACCAGCGCCCCGATCCAGGTGCCAAGGGCGATGCCGGCGATCATCGGTGTCAGCCGGCCGATCAGCATCCGCAGATGGGGGCCGACCACCATCTGCCAGATATTCGTGACAAGCGAAGGCACGACGACCAGGGCGGCGGCCTCGGCCGGCGGCAGGCGCAGGCTCATCAAGCCCATGGCGATCAGCGGCAATCCCAGGCCAAGCAGGCCCTTGACCAAGCCGGCTACCAGGAAGACGACGACGAGAAAGGTGAGATCGAGCGGGTCCATGGCCCATCCTTGACCGCTTTTCCCAAGGCCCGCAATGTGGGATTTGCGAAGAATGGCTTCGTCTTATCCGAAGGCACAAGCCGATGCGGTTCGATCTGATCGATCTGGCGCTGTTCGTTCATGTCGTCGAGGCGGGCAGCCTGACCGCCGGGGCCGGGCGGGCCCATCTGGCGCTGGCTTCGGCCAGCGCGCGGATCAAGGGCATGGAGGACCTGCTTGGCGCGGCGCTGCTCGAGCGCGGCCGACGCGGCGTCAGCCCGACCCCGGCCGGGCGCATGGTGCTCCACCACGCCCGCGTGGTGCTGGACCAGATGGAGCGGCTGCGCGGCGATCTTGGCGGATTTTCCCGGGGCTGGCGCGGGGTGGTGCGGCTGGCGGCCAATACGGCGGCCGTGACCGGGGCTTTGGCCGATGACCTGGGGCCGTTCCTGCGCGACCAGCCGCTGATCGATGTTGATCTCAGCGAACGCACCAGCGCCCGCATCATCGCCGCCCTGGCTGAAGGCGCGGTCGATCTGGGGATCGTGTCGGACGCGGTCGAGGCGGGCGGCCTCCAGGCCCGGCCCTATCGCCGCGACCGGCTGGTGGTGGTGATGGCGCCCGACCATCCTTTGGCCGCTTGCGCGGAGTTGTCCTTCGCCCGGGTCCTGGCCGAGGACGGGGTGGGGCTGGGCGAGGGGGCCGCCCTGCAGGACTATCTGGAGCGTCAGGCCCGGCGCCTTGGCCTCAGCCCCCGGCTGCGGGTGCGGCTGCGCGGCTTCGAGGCGGTCTGCCGCTTGGTCGCCCAGGGGATCGGTCTGGCGGTGATCCCCGAAGACGCCGCCCGGCGGGCGGGAGCGGCGGTGGCACAGGTGCCTTTGGCCGAGCCCTGGGCGACCCGGGTGCTGCTGGTCCGCGCCCGCGATTTCGCGACGCTCGCCCCCCCGGCCCGCCGGCTTGCCGATCATCTTGCTCCGCCCTTCCCTTGACGCTGGGGGGATCGACCCTTAGCCTTTGAGCCTGCCGCTCCGGCCCGGGCCGGGGCATATCGTTCCTTGTGCGGGACCCTCCCTGATGACCGGACCAGCCTCTTCCGAGCGCCTGACCCTGGCGCTCTGCCAGATCAATCCCTGGGTCGGTGACCTGTCGGGCAATCTGGAGCGCCTGCGCGCCGCCCGCGCCGAGGCCGCCCGTTTGGGGGCCGAGCTTGTTCTGGCCACCGAACTGGCCCTGACCGGCTATCCGCCCGAGGATCTGGTGCTGCGCGACAGCTTTATGGCCCAGGCGCGCGAGGTCGTCGCCACCCTGGCCGCCGATACCGCCGATGGCGGGCCGGGCGTCATCGTCGGCGTGCCCTGGCGCAGCGAGGCGGGTGGGCGCCATAACGCGGCGCTGCTGCTTGATAACGGGGCCATCGCCGGCATGGTCTTCAAGCATCATTTGCCCAATTACGGGGTATTCGACGAAAAGCGCGTCTTCGATCCCGGCCCCAAGCCCGCGCCGCTGATCTTTCGCGGCTGGCGGCTGGGGGTGATGATCTGCGAGGACATGTGGTTCCCCGATGTCGCCGCCGCGCTGGTCGCTGGCGGCGCCGAGATCTTGCTGGTGCCCAACGGCTCGCCCTTCGATCTGGAAAAGACCGAGGCCCGCCTTGATCACGCCCGCGCCCGGGTCACCGAAAGCGGCCTGCCCCTGGTCTATGTCAATCAGGTGTGCGGTCAGGACGAACTGGTCTTCGATGGCGCCTCGTTCGTCATGGGGGGCGATGGCGCCTTGCGGATGACGGTGGCCCCCTGGCGCGAGGCGGTAAGCCCGGTGGTCTTTACGCGCAAGGATGGGCGGGTCGATACCCCGGCCCAACCGATCCCGCCGCCGCCGCCGGTCGCCGCCGACATCTATCAGGCGATGGTGCTGGGCCTGCGCGATTATGTGACCAAGAACGGCTTTCCCGGGGTGATCCTGGGTTTGTCGGGCGGCATCGACAGCGCGCTGTCGGCCGCCGTCGCCGTTGACGCCCTGGGGGCGGAGCGGGTGTGGTGCGTGATGATGCCCAGCCCCTATACCAGCGCCGAAAGCCTGGAAGACGCCGCCGCCTGCGCCCGATTGCTTGGCACCCGGCTTGACACCATCGATATCGGCCCGGCGATGGCGGCCTTTGGCGCCATGTTGGAGCCCCATTTCGCCGGGCGCGCCGCCGATATCACCGAAGAGAACCTGCAATCCCGGGCCCGGGGCCTGACCTTGATGGCGCTGTCGAATAAATTCGGCCCGATGGTGTTGTCGACGGGCAATAAATCCGAGATGAGCGTTGGCTATGCTACGCTCTATGGCGATATGTGCGGCGGCTATTCGGTGCTCAAGGACGTTTACAAAACCGCTGTCTTCGCCGTGTCGCGCTGGCGCAACGCCAACCATCCCGAGGGCGCCCTGGGGCCCGAGGGTCCGGTGATGCCCGAGCGGGTGATCACCAAGGCGCCCAGCGCCGAGCTGCGCCCCGATCAGAAGGACGAGGACAGCCTGCCGCCCTATGTCGATCTTGATCGCGTGCTTCATCTGCTGATCGAGGAGCAGCGCGGCATCGCCGCCGCCACCGCCGAAAGCGGTTTGCCGCGGCCTTTGGTCGAGCGGGTGTGGACGCTGCTGCAACGGGCGGAGTACAAACGCCGCCAAGCCCCGCCGGGCGTCAAGATCAGCGCGCTTGCTTTCGGCCGCGACCGCCGCTATCCGATCACCCACGCCTACGGCGGTTAAGCCGGGGCGTTCCCGGGCCATCAAGGAACCGTCATGTCGTCCGTTCTCGTGCGTTTCGCCCCCAGCCCCACCGGCCGGTTGCACCTGGGCAATGCCCGCGTCGCCGTTCTGAACTGGTTGTTCGCCCATGCCCATGGCGGGGCGATGGTGCTGCGTCTGGATGATACGGATATCGCGCGCGGCACCGCCGAATTCGCCCAGGCGATCCGCGATGATCTGCTTTGGCTTGGCCTGACCTGGACGCGCGAGGAAAGCCAACTGGCCCGCGCCGCCCGCCATGCCGAGGCCGTTGACCAACTGAAGGCGGCCGGCCGGCTCTATGCCTGCTATGAGACCCCCGAAGAGCTGGAATACCGCCGCCGCCGCCAGCGCGCCCAGGGGCTGCCGCCGATCTATGACCGCGCCGGTCTGGCTTTGAGCGCGGCCGAGCGCGCCGCCCTGGAGGCCGAGGGCCGCAAGCCCCATTGGCGCTTCCGCCTTGATCACGAGGAGACCTCGTGGCTGGATCTGGCGCGCGGCCCCTGCCATGCCCATGGCGGCCATTTGTCCGACCCGGTGCTGGTGCGCGAGGATGGCAGCCTGCTCTACACCCTGCCGTCGGTGGTCGATGACATCGATTTCGCCATCAGCCATGTCATTCGCGGCGAGGATCATGTGGTCAATACGGCGGTGCAGATCCAGATCTGCCGGGCCTTGGGGGCCGAGCCGCCGCACTACGCCCATCTGCCGCTGGTGCTGACCGCCGAGGGCGGCGGGCTGTCCAAGCGCGACAACGCCCTGTCGCTGGGCGATCTGCGGGCGCAAGGCATCGAGCCCGCCGCGATCAACGCCCTGCTCGCCGCCCTGGGCACCGCCGAGGCGCCCGATCCCCTGAAGTCGTTGGATGAGCTGGCCCAGGGCTTTCGCCTGGATGCCTTTGGCCGCGCCGCGCCGCGCCTGGATCCGGCCGATCTCGTGCGGCTGTCCGCGCGGATCTACCACGCCCTGTCGCCAAGCGAGGCGCGGGCGCGCGGCATCGCCGTGTCCGATGCCCTGTGGCTGGCCCTGCGCGCCAATCTGACCACGCTGTCCGACCTTGACGAGTTGCTGCCCGTCGTCGAAGGCGAAATCACGCCGCTGATCGCCGAGGAAGACCGGGCGATGATCGATGAAGCCGCCCGCCTGCTGCCCGAGACGCCGTGGGACGCCACCACCTGGGCGACCTGGACGGCGGCGGTCAAGACCGCGACCGGGCGCAAGGGCAAGGGGCTGTTCATGCCGCTGCGCCGGGCGTTGACCGGCGTTGACCATGGCCCGGAACTGGCCGCGCTGCTGCCGCTGATCGGGCGCGACAAGGCCCTTGCCCGGCTGCGTGGCGAAAAGGCATAACCCGGGGCGATCGACAAGTCCCCGCCCGGTTCGAGCCGGGAAGCAAGGAACCGAGACCGGTGACGCTTCATATCCATAACACCATGACCCGCACCAAGGAGGTTTTCGAACCTCTCGATCCCGGCCATGTGCGGCTCTATGTCTGCGGTCCAACGGTTTATGACCGGGCCCATATCGGCAATGCCCGGCCGGTCATCGTTTTCGATCTGCTGGCCCGCTTGCTGCGCCGGCTTTATCCCCAGGTCACCTACGTTCGCAACATCACCGACGTTGACGACAAGATCAACGCCCGCGCCAGCGCCAGCGGCCGCACCATCGGCGAGATCACCGAGGAGACCACCCGGCTGTTCCACGAGGATATGGCCGAATTGGGCGCGCTGCCCCCCGATGTCGAACCGCGCGCCACCGCCCATATCGCCGATATGGTGGCGATGATCGAGCGGCTGATCGCCAAGGGCCACGCCTATGAGGCCGAGGGCCATGTGCTGTTCAGCGTGCCGAGCATGGGCGCCTATGGCTCGCTGTCGGGCCGGTCGATGGACGACATGATCGCCGGAGCCCGGGTCGAGGTGGCGCCCTATAAGCGCGATCCCGCCGATTTCGTGCTGTGGAAGCCCTCGGACGCCAGCCTACCCGGCTGGGACAGCCCCTGGGGGCGCGGCCGGCCGGGCTGGCATATCGAATGCTCGGCGATGTCGTCGCGCTATCTGGGGCCGTCGTTCGATATTCACGGCGGCGGCTTGGATCTGATCTTCCCCCATCACGAAAACGAGATCGCCCAAAGCGTCTGCTGCAATGGTCCGGGAACCTTCGCCCGCTACTGGATGCACAACGGCTATCTGATGGTCGAAGGCGAGAAGATGTCCAAATCCCTGGGCAACTTCGTCACCGTGCGCGACCTGCTTGATCAGGCGCCGGGCGAGGCCATGCGGCTGGCCATGCTCGGCACCCATTACCGCCAGCCCTTCGACTGGACGGCCGAGGGGCTGGAGCAGGCGCGGCGCGGCCTGGATCGCCTCTATTCGGCGCTGCGCCGGGTCGCCGGGATCGCCGCCTCGCCGGCCGAGGTTCCCGAAGGGGTGATGGCCGCGCTTTGTGATGATCTTAATACCCCCAAGGCCCTGGCCGAGGTCTACGACCTGCTCGGCGTCCTCAACCGGGCGACCACCACCGAAGAGCAGGCGAAGGCCAAGGGTGCCCTGCTGGCGGCGGGCGCGCTTCTCGGCCTGTTCCAGGCCGATCCCGAGGTTTGGTTGTGCGGGGCGGGGACCGGCGAGGAGGAGGGGCTGGCCGCCCGCGTCGAAGATCTGATCTGTCAGCGCAAGGCCGCCCGCCAGGCCCGCGACTTCGCCCGCGCCGATGCCATCCGCGACGAACTGACCCAGGCCGGGATCGTGCTGGAAGACGGACCGAACGGCACCACTTGGCGAAAAGCCTAAGCTGCGGACTCCTTCTTTTCGCGGGAAGATGATAGCCTGATCCATCCTTAGGGCTACACCGCTTGGGCGGTGTGGCCGGATCGGGAGGATCGGATGGCCCGCGCGACGCAAGACAAAACCCTGATGGCTTCCCCGGCGCCGGCCGGCCTTCCCGACGGTCGGATGGTGCGCGTGCGCGAGGCCGGTCCCGATCTGGCCGGGGTGGACGAGGCGAGCTTCGGCTTTTCCGGCCGGCCGGCGGCCCTCGCCCTGGCCTTCGTGTCCCCCCATCTTGATTTCGCCGAGGTTCTGGAGGGGCTGCGCCGCCTTGCCGGACCGACGCCGCTGATCGGGGTTTCGTCCTTTGGCGGCCTTTGCGCCTCGTGCCCCGGGGGCGGGCTCTATCGCTCGGCCGGGCCGGAGGCTCCGGGCATCATTCTTCAGGTGTTCTCGGCCGAGGTGATCGGTACGGTCAGCATTCAGTCGGTTTTTCTGCACAATGCCGACATCCGCGGCGAGCAACCCAGCCTTGAACGCGACACGCGGGTGGCCAGGATCGGCGCCGATCTGGCAGAGATCGCCTTGCCCTTCGCCCTTGATGCCCGCGACAGTCTGGCGCTGACCTTTGTCGATGGCCTGTCGGCCTGCGAAAACTACCTGATGGAA
The DNA window shown above is from Rhodospirillum rubrum ATCC 11170 and carries:
- a CDS encoding nicotinate phosphoribosyltransferase, which gives rise to MDRPADRWPSAIDVPRWTDKYFSRTAEVVRRFGDSQVTYAVFMRRPVLFAARLATDWLRAVCAERGTEVVIEALYKEADWVGAGEPMLHLTGSLIDLSELETLFLQKLGACCVAAYNAYHMCMDLPRVAFLAMDARHCAGTEMAELMAYAAAVGGERAQIKADAKGFIGNATDATAHYFGQAEGKGTMPHSLIGYAGSTVRAAEMFHETHPDVELVVLVDYFGQEITDALEVCRRFPDLAAEGRLGVRLDTHGGRFIEGLDTQTSYEVLERNASDAIRGYRSEPELRNLIGTGVSAAAIWHMREELDLAGYPKVRIVASSGFSPAKCRVMAYANTPIDVIGTGSFLPDNWNETYATADIIAYDGLPRVKVGREFLLKKREVPARDRG
- a CDS encoding TSUP family transporter — its product is MDPLDLTFLVVVFLVAGLVKGLLGLGLPLIAMGLMSLRLPPAEAAALVVVPSLVTNIWQMVVGPHLRMLIGRLTPMIAGIALGTWIGALVIGTAAHKAGGAASALVGLLLALYALYGLVGLPLPNPVRVPWRLTWGLGSGLLTGLLTAATGVFTLPTVPYLQSLRLERDALIQALGLAFTVSTLALAALLRGSGHLNGDLGLGAGIALAAALSGTAAGGIVRRHIPPARFRRGFFLFLLVLGVVLVFQTALKSGWI
- a CDS encoding LysR substrate-binding domain-containing protein, with the translated sequence MRFDLIDLALFVHVVEAGSLTAGAGRAHLALASASARIKGMEDLLGAALLERGRRGVSPTPAGRMVLHHARVVLDQMERLRGDLGGFSRGWRGVVRLAANTAAVTGALADDLGPFLRDQPLIDVDLSERTSARIIAALAEGAVDLGIVSDAVEAGGLQARPYRRDRLVVVMAPDHPLAACAELSFARVLAEDGVGLGEGAALQDYLERQARRLGLSPRLRVRLRGFEAVCRLVAQGIGLAVIPEDAARRAGAAVAQVPLAEPWATRVLLVRARDFATLAPPARRLADHLAPPFP
- a CDS encoding NAD+ synthase, whose translation is MTGPASSERLTLALCQINPWVGDLSGNLERLRAARAEAARLGAELVLATELALTGYPPEDLVLRDSFMAQAREVVATLAADTADGGPGVIVGVPWRSEAGGRHNAALLLDNGAIAGMVFKHHLPNYGVFDEKRVFDPGPKPAPLIFRGWRLGVMICEDMWFPDVAAALVAGGAEILLVPNGSPFDLEKTEARLDHARARVTESGLPLVYVNQVCGQDELVFDGASFVMGGDGALRMTVAPWREAVSPVVFTRKDGRVDTPAQPIPPPPPVAADIYQAMVLGLRDYVTKNGFPGVILGLSGGIDSALSAAVAVDALGAERVWCVMMPSPYTSAESLEDAAACARLLGTRLDTIDIGPAMAAFGAMLEPHFAGRAADITEENLQSRARGLTLMALSNKFGPMVLSTGNKSEMSVGYATLYGDMCGGYSVLKDVYKTAVFAVSRWRNANHPEGALGPEGPVMPERVITKAPSAELRPDQKDEDSLPPYVDLDRVLHLLIEEQRGIAAATAESGLPRPLVERVWTLLQRAEYKRRQAPPGVKISALAFGRDRRYPITHAYGG
- the gltX gene encoding glutamate--tRNA ligase translates to MSSVLVRFAPSPTGRLHLGNARVAVLNWLFAHAHGGAMVLRLDDTDIARGTAEFAQAIRDDLLWLGLTWTREESQLARAARHAEAVDQLKAAGRLYACYETPEELEYRRRRQRAQGLPPIYDRAGLALSAAERAALEAEGRKPHWRFRLDHEETSWLDLARGPCHAHGGHLSDPVLVREDGSLLYTLPSVVDDIDFAISHVIRGEDHVVNTAVQIQICRALGAEPPHYAHLPLVLTAEGGGLSKRDNALSLGDLRAQGIEPAAINALLAALGTAEAPDPLKSLDELAQGFRLDAFGRAAPRLDPADLVRLSARIYHALSPSEARARGIAVSDALWLALRANLTTLSDLDELLPVVEGEITPLIAEEDRAMIDEAARLLPETPWDATTWATWTAAVKTATGRKGKGLFMPLRRALTGVDHGPELAALLPLIGRDKALARLRGEKA
- the cysS gene encoding cysteine--tRNA ligase, producing the protein MTLHIHNTMTRTKEVFEPLDPGHVRLYVCGPTVYDRAHIGNARPVIVFDLLARLLRRLYPQVTYVRNITDVDDKINARASASGRTIGEITEETTRLFHEDMAELGALPPDVEPRATAHIADMVAMIERLIAKGHAYEAEGHVLFSVPSMGAYGSLSGRSMDDMIAGARVEVAPYKRDPADFVLWKPSDASLPGWDSPWGRGRPGWHIECSAMSSRYLGPSFDIHGGGLDLIFPHHENEIAQSVCCNGPGTFARYWMHNGYLMVEGEKMSKSLGNFVTVRDLLDQAPGEAMRLAMLGTHYRQPFDWTAEGLEQARRGLDRLYSALRRVAGIAASPAEVPEGVMAALCDDLNTPKALAEVYDLLGVLNRATTTEEQAKAKGALLAAGALLGLFQADPEVWLCGAGTGEEEGLAARVEDLICQRKAARQARDFARADAIRDELTQAGIVLEDGPNGTTWRKA